Sequence from the Methanobacterium alkalithermotolerans genome:
AATGAAAACGCACTGGTCTCCTAAATTTTTATTATTCAATTGTTGTGCTTTCTTTTTAAACTCCCTGATTTCTTTTTTGGTGAAAATACTTTTTTTGGGATTTATTAAATAAGATTCATCATCCATAAGGGCTATACCTCTTTTATATTGCTCACTTCCATAAAAAAAGAACTCATCTGAATCATATACTATATCCTGAAATTTAAGGTTACTTTTCTTAAGGAGGATATCAAAACTCTGCCGGGTATGCAGCAGAATATGGCGTGGAGCATCAATCTGAACCCAGTTTACACCATAAATATCCCAGATATAATCATTTTTAATGGGCATGGCTATTATACATGTTCCACCAGGAGATAATAGATCATGCACCTTTTTTAGTATGCTGGAGTGATCTATTAAATGTTCAAAGGAGTGATCAAATAGTATTAGATCAAATTCTTCCGAGTTACTAATCTGGTGTATATTATTTTTTTTTATACAACCTGATTCATTTTTTACATAAGGATCTATACCTAATGCCTTTTCAAAACCCATATCATTTAATGCTATTATCAGGTCACCGCTTCCACTTCCAATATCCAGAATTCTAGTTTTTTTATCAATATTTTGAAGTGCCAGAATATCAAAAAAACTTTTTTGAAATTTTAAACTAAGTAATCTGCCTATTGAACTATTTTTAAATAAGACATACTCCACCCACTTTTTTTTGAGCAGCCGCTTTAACCTTCCGTCGTCTTTGAAGGAATAATAATCATCAAAGTTATAATATCTACTGAAATCATCAGGAGGATTTATTAATTCCAGGCATCCGCATTTAGAGCATTCCATATACTTAAAATCTTCATTAAAACCGAACATCATTTCTTTAACTAAAAAAACTTTGTTTTTTAGATTATTTTCACATATTTTACATTTCATTAATAAACCCTTCAAATTTTATTCCATTATTAAAATGAGTATATGATGACCTATTAAAATATATTGAATGTTATACTATCCACTTATAGGGCTACTAAAAAGATTAAGGGCGTGCAATGAATAAAAAA
This genomic interval carries:
- a CDS encoding class I SAM-dependent methyltransferase, which translates into the protein MKCKICENNLKNKVFLVKEMMFGFNEDFKYMECSKCGCLELINPPDDFSRYYNFDDYYSFKDDGRLKRLLKKKWVEYVLFKNSSIGRLLSLKFQKSFFDILALQNIDKKTRILDIGSGSGDLIIALNDMGFEKALGIDPYVKNESGCIKKNNIHQISNSEEFDLILFDHSFEHLIDHSSILKKVHDLLSPGGTCIIAMPIKNDYIWDIYGVNWVQIDAPRHILLHTRQSFDILLKKSNLKFQDIVYDSDEFFFYGSEQYKRGIALMDDESYLINPKKSIFTKKEIREFKKKAQQLNNKNLGDQCVFILNKKK